In Leisingera sp. NJS204, the following are encoded in one genomic region:
- a CDS encoding LysR family transcriptional regulator — protein sequence MLYLTLRHYEYICAVVQHGSLSAAAEAVHVSQPALSAALSRIEDHLGYSLFLRRRGTALTLTPQGRDFAAQAQELLDQARRLEDPKGSGAGQRGLMLACFSDLAPFLLAPALKALRQALPEVGVRHRACGFDPLNNALTEGEADLAITFDLGLDAGFSRAELDRFSPHALVPPEHPLATRSGLTLAEVVLHPLVLSQEGLSVQHMLGLFKAQGLVPRIAHRAGSLELLRSLAANGEGVGISYSLPPGGMSYDGKPLCAVRITDQAAEEPVILAAHTQLPDASPAFKARDILRTVLSAGRSDLAQADHHID from the coding sequence ATGTTATACCTTACGTTACGCCATTACGAATATATCTGCGCCGTAGTGCAGCATGGCAGCCTGTCCGCAGCGGCCGAGGCGGTGCATGTAAGCCAGCCTGCCCTGTCTGCAGCCCTCAGCCGGATCGAAGACCACCTTGGTTATTCATTGTTCCTGCGCCGCCGCGGAACGGCGCTGACATTGACACCGCAGGGCCGGGACTTCGCGGCACAGGCGCAGGAACTGCTGGATCAAGCCCGGCGGCTGGAAGACCCGAAAGGGTCCGGTGCCGGGCAAAGAGGGCTAATGCTGGCCTGTTTCTCGGACCTTGCGCCGTTCCTGCTGGCACCGGCGCTGAAGGCCCTGCGCCAAGCGCTGCCAGAGGTGGGGGTCCGCCACCGTGCCTGCGGGTTCGACCCATTGAACAATGCGCTGACCGAAGGCGAGGCGGATCTGGCCATCACCTTTGACCTGGGTTTGGATGCCGGGTTCAGCCGGGCGGAACTGGACCGGTTTTCACCCCACGCGCTGGTGCCGCCTGAACATCCGCTGGCAACGCGCAGCGGCCTTACCCTGGCAGAGGTGGTGCTGCATCCGCTGGTACTGTCACAGGAAGGCTTATCTGTGCAGCACATGCTGGGACTGTTCAAGGCGCAGGGGCTGGTGCCGCGGATTGCCCACCGGGCGGGTTCGCTGGAATTGCTGCGCAGCCTGGCCGCCAATGGCGAGGGTGTCGGCATCAGCTACAGCCTGCCGCCTGGCGGGATGAGTTATGATGGCAAGCCATTGTGCGCTGTTCGGATCACGGACCAGGCCGCAGAAGAGCCGGTAATTCTGGCGGCGCATACGCAATTGCCGGATGCTTCGCCGGCCTTTAAGGCGCGTGACATTCTGCGCACAGTGCTAAGTGCCGGCAGGTCAGACCTTGCGCAGGCGGATCACCACATCGACTGA
- a CDS encoding radical SAM/SPASM domain-containing protein, protein MKDLAPVPDLKPETAQPDLPAKPPALHERALHVLARLLPLAYFRRPPKIIIIDATNSCNLRCPVCPVTFAMQRKRGMMKPNVFRRIIDDFKDQREKPAIYFSFSGEPTLHKDLPDFIAYAHENGHDTYLSTNATRLTPDMSERLIRSGLARVNLCMDGFSKEAQETYRVNSDFDKVKASIEEFLNIKKDLGFKTPVTVLQTLLTSYSEPQMDEMETWARNAGFDRVRFKTFSIGSYTSADQKREFAHFLPRQKELRRHPRHTSHAMCTVPLFQSVVFWNGDLGLCCIDYDQVIQLPNVEQDGFLAAYRSDEAARARKRGFLKQFGICKTCSFSNAENMGIRRDLKK, encoded by the coding sequence ATGAAAGATCTAGCCCCCGTTCCGGACCTGAAACCGGAAACAGCGCAGCCGGACCTGCCCGCCAAACCGCCGGCACTGCATGAACGGGCACTGCATGTGCTGGCCCGGCTGCTGCCGCTGGCGTACTTCCGCCGCCCTCCAAAGATCATCATCATCGACGCCACCAACAGCTGCAACCTGCGTTGCCCGGTGTGCCCGGTCACCTTTGCCATGCAGCGCAAACGCGGCATGATGAAACCGAACGTGTTCCGCAGGATCATCGACGATTTCAAGGACCAGCGGGAAAAGCCCGCGATCTATTTCAGCTTCTCGGGTGAGCCGACCCTGCACAAAGACCTGCCCGATTTCATCGCCTACGCCCATGAAAACGGCCATGACACCTATCTGTCGACCAATGCCACCCGCCTCACTCCGGATATGAGCGAACGGCTGATCCGCTCGGGACTTGCCCGCGTAAATCTGTGCATGGACGGTTTTTCAAAGGAGGCTCAGGAAACTTACCGGGTCAATTCCGACTTCGATAAGGTCAAGGCCAGCATTGAAGAGTTTCTGAACATCAAAAAGGACCTGGGCTTCAAAACCCCGGTCACGGTGCTGCAGACACTGCTGACCAGCTATTCCGAACCGCAGATGGACGAAATGGAGACCTGGGCGCGCAACGCAGGTTTTGACCGGGTGCGGTTCAAGACATTCTCGATCGGCTCCTATACCTCCGCCGACCAGAAACGCGAGTTTGCGCATTTCCTGCCGCGTCAGAAAGAGCTGCGCCGCCACCCGCGCCACACCAGCCATGCGATGTGCACGGTGCCGCTGTTTCAGTCGGTGGTGTTCTGGAACGGCGATCTGGGCCTGTGCTGTATCGACTATGACCAGGTGATCCAGCTGCCCAATGTCGAGCAGGACGGCTTCCTCGCCGCCTACCGTTCGGACGAGGCCGCCCGCGCCCGCAAGCGCGGCTTTCTCAAACAGTTCGGCATCTGCAAAACCTGTTCGTTTTCCAACGCCGAAAACATGGGCATCCGCCGTGATCTGAAAAAATAA
- the fabB gene encoding beta-ketoacyl-ACP synthase I, protein MRRVVVTGLGIVSSIGNNAEEVTAALKAGKSGIEASPEMAEHGFRSQVAGTLKIDTAQHVDKRTLRFMGPGAAYAHIAMSQAIADAGLSEDQVVNERTGLVAGSGGPSTSAMLAAHQVVAKTGATKRIGPFAVPKCMSSTISANLATAFKIKGVNYSITSACSTSLHCIGNASEQIMMGKQDVMFAGGGEELDWTLSCLFDAMGAMSSKKNDDPTAASRAFDQDRDGFVISGGGGIVVLEDLDHALARGAKIYAEVTGFAATSDGHDMVAPSGEGGERAMRLALSTLPEGRKVDYINAHGTSTPVGDVGEVEAARRVFGEGQVPPISSTKSMTGHAQGAAGALEAIFCLLMLDNDFITPSINVDTLAEGIQPGEIATALVENAGLDSVMTNSFGFGGTNGSMVLSKYKE, encoded by the coding sequence ATGCGTCGCGTCGTCGTCACCGGTTTGGGGATTGTCTCCTCCATCGGGAACAATGCTGAAGAGGTCACCGCCGCGCTGAAAGCCGGTAAGTCCGGCATCGAAGCCAGCCCCGAGATGGCTGAGCACGGCTTTCGCAGCCAGGTGGCCGGCACGCTGAAAATCGACACTGCCCAGCATGTGGACAAGCGCACCCTGCGGTTCATGGGGCCAGGTGCGGCATACGCCCATATCGCGATGAGCCAGGCAATTGCCGATGCAGGTCTCTCGGAAGATCAGGTGGTTAACGAGCGTACAGGTCTGGTGGCAGGCTCCGGCGGCCCGTCGACCTCGGCCATGCTGGCAGCGCATCAGGTGGTCGCCAAAACAGGCGCCACCAAACGCATCGGCCCCTTTGCCGTGCCAAAATGCATGTCCTCGACCATTTCCGCCAACCTGGCAACGGCGTTCAAGATCAAGGGCGTCAACTATTCGATCACCTCGGCCTGCTCGACCTCGCTGCATTGCATCGGCAATGCGTCCGAGCAGATCATGATGGGCAAACAGGACGTGATGTTTGCCGGCGGCGGCGAGGAGTTGGACTGGACCCTTAGCTGCTTGTTCGACGCTATGGGCGCAATGTCTTCGAAGAAGAACGACGACCCCACCGCGGCCAGCCGGGCTTTTGACCAGGACCGCGACGGGTTCGTGATCTCCGGCGGCGGCGGCATTGTGGTGCTGGAAGACCTCGACCACGCGCTGGCCCGCGGTGCAAAAATTTACGCCGAAGTGACCGGCTTTGCCGCCACTTCTGACGGCCACGACATGGTGGCCCCCTCCGGTGAAGGCGGCGAGCGGGCGATGCGGCTAGCGCTGTCGACCCTGCCTGAAGGCCGTAAGGTGGACTATATCAATGCGCATGGCACCTCGACCCCGGTCGGCGACGTCGGCGAAGTCGAGGCCGCGCGCCGAGTGTTCGGCGAAGGCCAGGTACCGCCGATTTCCTCGACCAAGTCGATGACCGGCCACGCCCAGGGCGCTGCCGGCGCGCTAGAGGCGATCTTCTGCCTGTTGATGCTGGACAATGATTTCATCACGCCGTCGATCAATGTTGATACCCTCGCCGAAGGCATTCAGCCGGGCGAGATTGCCACCGCACTGGTGGAAAACGCAGGCCTCGATTCGGTGATGACCAACAGCTTCGGCTTTGGCGGCACCAATGGCTCGATGGTTCTGAGCAAATACAAGGAATAA
- a CDS encoding enoyl-ACP reductase FabI yields MAGLLTGKRGLIMGVANDRSIAWGIAKAMAEAGAELAFTYQGEAFGKRLEPLAQSVGSDFMVDVDVTDDASLDTAFEQLGSRWPSIDFVVHAIAYSDKSELTGRFLDTSRANFKNSLDISAYSFIEVARRAHPLMKENGGTLLTLTYQGSNQVVPNYNVMGVAKAALESATRYLANDLGPEGIRVNAISPGPMKTLAGAAIGGARKTFKHTAQNAPMRDNATLEAVGGTAVYLASDAGSCTTGEVIRVDGGFHVLGMPQQDYL; encoded by the coding sequence ATGGCGGGACTGCTGACCGGCAAACGCGGCCTGATTATGGGCGTTGCCAATGACCGCTCCATCGCCTGGGGCATTGCCAAGGCCATGGCCGAAGCCGGTGCCGAGCTGGCCTTTACCTATCAGGGCGAAGCCTTTGGCAAGCGGCTGGAGCCGCTGGCACAGAGCGTCGGCTCGGACTTTATGGTCGACGTGGATGTGACCGACGACGCCTCGCTTGATACGGCGTTCGAACAGCTTGGCAGCCGCTGGCCGTCGATCGATTTCGTGGTCCATGCGATTGCCTATTCGGACAAATCCGAACTGACCGGGCGGTTCTTGGACACCAGCCGGGCAAACTTTAAGAACTCGCTGGATATCTCGGCCTATTCCTTCATCGAAGTGGCGCGCCGGGCACATCCGCTGATGAAGGAAAACGGCGGCACCCTGCTGACGCTGACCTATCAGGGATCAAACCAGGTGGTGCCGAACTACAATGTGATGGGCGTGGCCAAGGCAGCGCTGGAATCGGCGACCCGCTACCTGGCCAATGACCTGGGCCCCGAGGGCATCCGGGTGAATGCAATTTCGCCCGGTCCGATGAAGACACTCGCCGGTGCTGCCATCGGCGGCGCGCGCAAGACCTTCAAGCACACAGCCCAGAATGCGCCAATGCGTGACAACGCCACGCTGGAGGCGGTAGGCGGAACCGCAGTATACCTTGCGTCTGATGCAGGCTCTTGCACGACCGGTGAAGTCATCCGGGTCGATGGCGGCTTCCACGTGCTGGGAATGCCGCAGCAGGATTATCTGTAA
- the fabA gene encoding bifunctional 3-hydroxydecanoyl-ACP dehydratase/trans-2-decenoyl-ACP isomerase codes for MADYPSSFDKDELLKCARGELFGPGNAQLPAPPMLMMDRITDISADGGEFGKGHVVAEFDITPDLWFFDCHFPGNPIMPGCLGLDGLWQLTGFNLGWRGMTGKGMAMGVGEVKLKGMVKPDRKMLTYFVDFTRVIDRKLKLGVANGRVLADGEEIYQVKDMKVGLADES; via the coding sequence ATGGCCGATTACCCGAGCAGCTTTGACAAGGACGAATTGCTGAAATGCGCGCGGGGCGAGCTGTTTGGGCCGGGCAACGCCCAGCTGCCGGCACCGCCGATGCTGATGATGGATCGCATTACAGACATCAGTGCGGATGGCGGCGAGTTCGGCAAAGGCCATGTTGTTGCGGAATTCGACATCACCCCGGACCTGTGGTTCTTCGACTGCCATTTTCCTGGCAACCCGATCATGCCCGGCTGCCTGGGCCTGGACGGGCTGTGGCAGCTGACCGGCTTTAATCTGGGCTGGCGCGGCATGACCGGCAAGGGCATGGCCATGGGCGTTGGCGAGGTCAAGCTGAAAGGCATGGTCAAACCCGACCGCAAAATGCTCACCTATTTCGTGGATTTCACCCGTGTCATCGACCGCAAGCTCAAGCTTGGCGTTGCCAATGGCCGTGTGCTGGCGGATGGTGAAGAAATCTATCAAGTCAAGGACATGAAGGTCGGGCTGGCAGACGAAAGCTGA
- a CDS encoding phytanoyl-CoA dioxygenase family protein has product MVHPLITPEHIEQFQRDGVVLIRGLFAEQVELLRAGVAANMENPGPYASNNEKAGQTGRFFDDYCNWTRIPEFQQAIEQSPAAEVAADLMQSQSVQMFHDHVLVKEPGTSMPTPWHQDGPYYFVEGQQTISFWSPLDEVKDAALRCVAGSHKWEKEVLPTRWVSEEDFFADEGQYMAVPDPDAEGMTVVEYPMQPGDAIAFNYKTLHGSRGNTSTARRRAFSLRLVGDDARYVERPGPTSPPFPGHEMQPGQRLREDWFPVLLQR; this is encoded by the coding sequence ATGGTCCACCCCCTTATCACCCCTGAACACATCGAACAGTTTCAGCGCGACGGCGTTGTCCTTATCCGCGGGTTGTTTGCCGAACAGGTTGAGCTGCTGCGCGCCGGGGTGGCCGCCAATATGGAAAACCCTGGGCCATATGCGTCCAATAACGAAAAGGCCGGCCAGACCGGGCGCTTCTTTGACGACTACTGCAACTGGACCCGCATCCCCGAGTTCCAGCAGGCGATCGAACAATCGCCAGCGGCCGAAGTTGCCGCTGACCTGATGCAATCCCAGTCTGTGCAAATGTTCCACGATCATGTTCTGGTCAAGGAACCGGGCACATCAATGCCGACCCCGTGGCATCAGGACGGGCCATATTATTTCGTCGAGGGGCAGCAGACCATCAGCTTCTGGTCGCCGCTGGATGAGGTGAAGGACGCCGCATTGCGCTGCGTCGCAGGCTCCCACAAATGGGAAAAGGAAGTGCTGCCGACCCGCTGGGTCTCCGAGGAGGATTTCTTTGCGGACGAAGGGCAGTATATGGCTGTTCCTGATCCTGACGCCGAAGGCATGACCGTGGTGGAATACCCGATGCAACCGGGTGATGCGATCGCCTTTAACTACAAGACGCTGCACGGATCCCGCGGCAACACCTCAACTGCGCGCCGCCGTGCGTTTTCGCTGCGGCTGGTGGGCGATGATGCACGCTATGTTGAGCGTCCCGGCCCCACATCGCCGCCCTTCCCGGGGCATGAAATGCAGCCCGGCCAGCGACTGCGCGAGGATTGGTTTCCGGTCCTGCTGCAGCGGTAA
- the irrA gene encoding iron response transcriptional regulator IrrA, translating into MTPNSEDTATRWLTEAGLRPTRQRVALAELLVGDGKHRHITAESLFESAKKKGAAVSLATVYNTLRAFCDAGVLQEIPLDGSKSYFDTNTHDHPHFFWEDEGRVSDAPAQELVIHKLPEAPDGMEIASVDVVIRLRKV; encoded by the coding sequence ATGACGCCAAACAGCGAAGACACGGCCACACGCTGGCTGACAGAGGCCGGGCTAAGACCCACCCGGCAGCGGGTGGCGCTTGCCGAATTGCTGGTCGGCGACGGCAAACACCGCCATATCACCGCCGAAAGCCTGTTCGAGTCGGCCAAGAAGAAAGGCGCCGCCGTATCGCTGGCCACCGTCTATAATACTCTGCGCGCCTTTTGCGACGCCGGCGTGTTGCAAGAGATCCCGCTGGACGGCTCCAAAAGCTATTTTGACACCAACACCCATGATCATCCGCATTTCTTCTGGGAGGATGAAGGCCGCGTCAGCGACGCGCCCGCACAGGAACTGGTGATTCACAAACTGCCGGAAGCCCCCGACGGGATGGAGATCGCCTCAGTCGATGTGGTGATCCGCCTGCGCAAGGTCTGA